A single window of Jatrophihabitans sp. DNA harbors:
- a CDS encoding DUF664 domain-containing protein encodes DELSALLDRETTASDEVVRRAADLDRLSQRTGREGVPFSLRWILVHLIEEYARHNGHADLLRERIDGRLGQ; translated from the coding sequence GACGAGCTCTCGGCGCTGCTGGACCGCGAGACCACGGCCTCCGACGAGGTGGTGCGCCGGGCGGCGGACCTCGACCGGCTCTCCCAGCGCACCGGCCGCGAGGGCGTCCCGTTCTCGCTCCGCTGGATCCTCGTCCACCTCATCGAGGAGTACGCCCGCCACAACGGCCACGCCGACCTGCTTCGTGAGCGGATCGACGGCCGCCTCGGCCAATAG
- a CDS encoding pyridoxal-phosphate dependent enzyme, producing MTTDATASTQRVSLGSWPTAIEPAPRLAAALGLNSDDLWIKREDLGGLGGGGNKLRKLEWTVGAALADGADTLVTIGGAQSNHARLTAAVGARLGLQVVLVFPGRYDGTRGGNVALEGLFGARSHWAGDVDFVGLGEVAAGVTERLRADGARPVLLPLGGSSALGARGYLDAGRELLGQLPDLHTAVVALGSGGTMAGLVAALGPERVFGVDVGALVDPAGTVAELASEVGSRPVARAELRISLDQVGAGYPDVTERSMAAMRLVGRTEALVLDPIYTGRTMAALVAAVEDGTIAAGVKTVFLHTGGMPGFFGYPDAVDRAEQGLGHYPG from the coding sequence ATGACGACGGATGCGACCGCCTCGACGCAGCGGGTGAGTTTGGGCAGCTGGCCCACCGCGATCGAGCCGGCGCCACGGCTGGCCGCGGCGCTCGGATTGAACAGCGACGATCTCTGGATCAAGCGCGAGGACCTCGGCGGCCTCGGTGGCGGCGGCAACAAGTTGCGCAAACTTGAGTGGACGGTCGGCGCCGCGCTGGCCGACGGCGCCGACACCCTGGTCACCATCGGCGGGGCGCAGAGCAACCACGCCCGGCTGACCGCGGCCGTGGGCGCCCGGCTCGGCCTGCAGGTGGTGCTGGTCTTTCCCGGTCGCTACGACGGGACCCGAGGGGGCAACGTCGCGCTGGAGGGCCTCTTCGGCGCCCGGTCGCACTGGGCCGGTGACGTGGACTTCGTGGGCCTGGGCGAGGTCGCCGCCGGCGTCACCGAGCGACTGCGTGCCGACGGCGCCCGGCCGGTGCTGCTGCCGCTGGGCGGCTCCAGCGCCCTCGGCGCGCGTGGATACCTCGATGCGGGTCGCGAGCTGCTCGGCCAATTGCCTGACCTGCACACCGCGGTCGTCGCGCTCGGCTCCGGCGGCACGATGGCCGGGCTGGTGGCCGCGCTCGGGCCGGAACGGGTGTTCGGGGTGGACGTCGGCGCCCTCGTCGACCCGGCCGGGACGGTGGCCGAGCTTGCCAGCGAGGTCGGCTCGCGGCCAGTCGCCCGTGCTGAGTTGCGGATCAGCCTGGATCAGGTCGGCGCCGGTTATCCCGACGTCACCGAGCGTTCCATGGCGGCGATGCGCCTGGTCGGGCGCACCGAGGCCCTGGTGTTGGACCCGATCTACACCGGCCGGACGATGGCCGCGCTGGTGGCTGCCGTCGAGGACGGCACGATCGCGGCGGGAGTCAAGACGGTGTTCCTGCACACCGGCGGCATGCCTGGGTTCTTCGGATATCCGGACGCGGTCGACCGGGCTGAGCAAGGTCTGGGCCACTACCCCGGTTGA
- a CDS encoding serine hydrolase domain-containing protein, with amino-acid sequence MTGLRDLLQFHVDSGSAPGLVALVARGEDVDVQAAGLADVQTGSPMARDSIFRIASVTKPIIAAAAMTLVDDGRMALGDPVAQWLPELASASMLRTPASPIEDVVPALRPITVYDLLSSRAGYGFPSDFSLPVVPLLLELQPGPQPRLLPAPDEWLARLARLPMLSQPGEAWLYNTSSDILGVLIARVAGRPLPEFLAERLFEPLGMSDTGFEVPADKWDRFTSLYWTNPAGELEKIDDPDGQWRQPPAFASGAGGLVSTVDDLHAFARMLIDGGTAGGRRLVSAESVRLMTTDQLTQAQRDAGEIFLEGQGWGFGGSVDVQPIDPWNVAGRYGWIGGTGTAAHLTAATGLITILLSQQEMTGPSAPAVMRDFWQYAASVE; translated from the coding sequence ATGACCGGCCTGCGGGACCTGCTGCAGTTCCACGTCGACAGCGGATCGGCGCCCGGGCTGGTGGCACTGGTCGCCCGGGGCGAGGACGTCGACGTGCAGGCCGCCGGCCTTGCCGACGTCCAGACCGGCTCGCCGATGGCCAGGGACTCGATCTTCCGGATCGCCTCGGTCACCAAGCCGATCATCGCGGCGGCGGCGATGACGTTGGTCGACGACGGCCGGATGGCGCTGGGGGACCCGGTCGCGCAGTGGCTGCCCGAGCTCGCGTCAGCGTCGATGCTGCGCACGCCGGCCAGCCCCATCGAGGACGTGGTGCCGGCCCTGAGGCCGATCACCGTCTATGACCTGCTCAGCTCGCGTGCCGGCTACGGGTTTCCGTCAGACTTCTCGCTGCCGGTGGTGCCGTTACTGCTGGAGTTGCAGCCGGGGCCGCAACCGCGGCTGCTCCCGGCGCCGGACGAGTGGCTGGCCCGGCTGGCCCGCCTGCCCATGCTCAGCCAGCCGGGCGAGGCATGGCTGTACAACACCAGCTCTGACATCCTGGGCGTGCTGATCGCCCGGGTCGCCGGCCGCCCGCTGCCAGAGTTCCTGGCCGAACGGTTGTTCGAGCCGCTGGGCATGTCCGACACCGGGTTCGAGGTACCGGCCGATAAATGGGACCGTTTCACCAGTCTTTATTGGACGAATCCAGCGGGCGAGCTTGAGAAGATCGATGATCCGGACGGGCAGTGGCGCCAGCCGCCGGCGTTTGCGTCCGGAGCGGGGGGACTGGTGTCCACCGTCGATGACCTGCACGCCTTCGCCCGGATGCTGATCGACGGCGGGACTGCCGGCGGCCGACGGCTGGTGTCAGCGGAGTCGGTGCGGCTGATGACCACAGACCAGCTGACCCAGGCCCAGCGCGACGCTGGCGAAATCTTCCTCGAAGGCCAGGGCTGGGGCTTCGGCGGCTCGGTCGACGTCCAACCCATCGATCCGTGGAACGTGGCGGGTCGTTACGGCTGGATCGGCGGCACCGGAACGGCAGCGCACCTCACTGCCGCCACCGGCCTCATCACAATCTTGTTGAGCCAGCAGGAGATGACCGGTCCGTCGGCGCCCGCGGTGATGCGGGACTTCTGGCAGTACGCGGCCTCAGTCGAGTGA
- a CDS encoding winged helix-turn-helix domain-containing protein yields the protein MDQRTPATDAEAKALASALRLRILRICLGEGHTNKEIAEILGRDPASILHHIRTLVRTGFLQPQPERRGARGAREVPYLATRKSWQVSAPAMDSSLLNAFVEEVALAPREEVEIARLGLRLAPADLAEFRERLLSLLDEVAKLPDDPSAPAWSLFYALHPDPNRP from the coding sequence ATGGACCAGCGGACACCGGCCACCGACGCCGAGGCCAAGGCGCTGGCCTCGGCGCTGCGGTTGCGAATTCTGCGGATCTGCCTGGGGGAGGGGCACACCAACAAGGAGATCGCCGAGATCCTCGGACGTGATCCGGCCAGCATCCTGCACCACATCCGGACGCTGGTGCGGACCGGCTTCCTGCAGCCCCAGCCGGAGCGGCGCGGCGCCCGCGGCGCGCGAGAAGTCCCCTACCTGGCGACGCGAAAGTCCTGGCAGGTGAGCGCGCCCGCGATGGACAGCTCGCTGTTGAACGCCTTTGTGGAGGAGGTCGCGCTGGCGCCGCGCGAGGAGGTGGAGATCGCCCGGCTGGGCCTGCGACTGGCGCCGGCGGACCTGGCCGAATTCCGTGAACGGCTGCTGAGCCTGCTGGACGAGGTCGCCAAGCTGCCCGACGACCCGTCCGCGCCGGCCTGGTCGCTGTTCTACGCGCTGCATCCGGACCCGAATCGGCCGTGA
- a CDS encoding MFS transporter: MTDALDRPRRGGLWHHPEFRRLWIGESVSQFGATISQLALPLVAILIVRASTFEVGLLVTCEMAAFLLVGLPAGAWVDRMRFRAVLIVNDVLRALALASAPLAQWLGVLSMGQLYAVALVTGVCTVFFDVAYQSFVPQLVEREQLVEANAKLQASESVSQISGPSVGGVLIQALTAPYAVLLDALSFLWSASWVAAIQTRPDKPARHPDRNLRREIGEGLRFVLGNPLLRAIALCTGTANLFNSMAASVSVVLLARELSLSPGLIGLLGSVSAVGGLAGSLLARRFARRVGQGPAIWISALAVGPFAFVAPLVQRDWTLGLLAIAQAGMWLSMVVYNITQVSFRQGLCPPALLGRMNATMRFLVWGTMPVGGFLGGLLGSVIGVRQTLLVVAVGGLLSFLPVFLSPLRRMRELPSYAVAV; encoded by the coding sequence GTGACCGATGCCCTCGACCGTCCCCGGCGCGGCGGCCTCTGGCACCACCCGGAGTTCCGGCGGCTGTGGATCGGTGAGAGCGTCAGCCAATTCGGCGCCACCATCAGCCAGCTGGCGCTGCCGCTGGTCGCGATCCTCATCGTGCGGGCGAGCACCTTCGAGGTCGGGCTGCTGGTCACCTGCGAGATGGCCGCGTTCCTGCTGGTAGGCCTGCCCGCCGGCGCCTGGGTCGACCGGATGCGGTTTCGCGCCGTGCTGATCGTCAACGACGTGCTGCGAGCCCTGGCGCTGGCCTCGGCGCCGCTGGCGCAGTGGCTGGGCGTGCTCAGCATGGGCCAGCTGTACGCGGTCGCGCTGGTGACCGGGGTGTGCACGGTGTTCTTCGACGTCGCCTACCAGTCCTTCGTCCCCCAGCTGGTCGAGCGCGAGCAACTGGTGGAGGCCAATGCCAAGCTGCAGGCGAGTGAGTCGGTGTCCCAGATCAGCGGCCCGAGCGTCGGCGGCGTGCTCATCCAGGCGCTGACCGCGCCGTACGCGGTGCTCCTGGACGCGCTCAGCTTTCTGTGGTCGGCGTCCTGGGTGGCCGCTATCCAGACCAGGCCCGACAAGCCCGCCCGCCATCCCGACCGCAACCTGCGCCGCGAGATCGGCGAGGGCTTGCGCTTCGTGCTGGGCAACCCGCTGCTGCGCGCGATCGCGCTGTGCACCGGCACGGCGAACCTGTTCAACTCGATGGCGGCCTCGGTGTCTGTCGTGCTGCTGGCCCGTGAGCTGAGCCTGTCCCCCGGCCTGATCGGCCTGCTCGGCTCGGTCTCGGCGGTCGGCGGGCTCGCGGGCTCGTTGCTGGCCCGCCGGTTCGCCCGACGCGTCGGGCAGGGCCCGGCGATCTGGATCTCGGCGCTGGCGGTGGGCCCGTTCGCCTTCGTCGCGCCGTTGGTTCAGCGCGACTGGACCCTGGGATTGCTCGCGATCGCCCAGGCCGGCATGTGGCTGAGCATGGTCGTCTACAACATCACCCAGGTCAGCTTTCGGCAGGGCCTGTGCCCGCCTGCGTTGCTCGGCCGGATGAACGCGACGATGCGCTTTCTGGTGTGGGGCACCATGCCGGTCGGCGGCTTTCTCGGCGGCCTGCTCGGCTCGGTGATCGGCGTGCGGCAGACGCTGTTGGTGGTGGCGGTCGGGGGCTTGCTGTCGTTTCTGCCGGTGTTCCTGTCGCCGCTGCGGCGCATGCGCGAGCTGCCGTCCTACGCCGTTGCGGTGTGA